Proteins from one Nakamurella multipartita DSM 44233 genomic window:
- a CDS encoding hotdog family protein: protein MSWGHGTLVLDPRENGPRGFANGGFACGALAGFVPGDLAEVTLRAPIPVGVPLGVKSRLGGGAQLLDGGRQVLAEAVPAEPFVAEPPYRPTVAQAQAAWAAHPFRGLDLPLSDCVVCGAERRDGLRICFGPVPGHPELMASPFTVPAAYCQDAGVLRTPAVWGALDCPSYPAEAVRRGRFALLGRLSASQRRPIMVGEELIAVGWTESIGNRSMRTASALLAGDEIVASARAVWVEAKPDAV from the coding sequence ATGAGCTGGGGCCACGGCACCCTGGTCCTCGACCCGCGCGAGAACGGGCCCCGCGGTTTCGCCAACGGCGGTTTCGCTTGCGGCGCCCTGGCCGGTTTCGTGCCCGGTGATCTGGCCGAGGTGACGCTGCGTGCGCCGATCCCGGTCGGCGTGCCGCTGGGGGTGAAGTCCCGCCTGGGCGGCGGCGCCCAGCTGCTGGACGGCGGACGGCAGGTGCTGGCCGAGGCCGTCCCCGCCGAGCCGTTCGTCGCCGAGCCGCCCTACCGGCCGACGGTCGCGCAGGCGCAGGCCGCCTGGGCCGCGCACCCGTTCCGCGGGCTCGACCTGCCGCTGTCCGACTGTGTGGTCTGCGGCGCGGAACGTCGGGACGGGCTGCGAATCTGCTTCGGTCCGGTGCCCGGGCACCCGGAGCTGATGGCCAGCCCGTTCACCGTGCCGGCGGCTTACTGCCAGGACGCGGGCGTGCTGCGGACGCCGGCGGTCTGGGGCGCGTTGGACTGCCCGAGCTACCCGGCGGAGGCGGTGCGTCGCGGCCGGTTCGCCCTGCTGGGCCGGCTGTCCGCGTCCCAGCGCCGCCCGATCATGGTGGGGGAGGAGCTGATCGCGGTCGGCTGGACCGAATCCATCGGCAACCGGTCCATGCGCACCGCCAGCGCCCTGCTGGCCGGCGACGAGATCGTCGCGTCCGCCCGGGCCGTGTGGGTGGAGGCCAAGCCCGATGCCGTCTGA
- a CDS encoding urease subunit gamma — protein sequence MHLTPADTEKLLLAVAGMVARDRLARGVKLNYPETVALLTTWVIERARDGRSVEELMVAGREVLGRDQVMDGVAEMLPDVQVEATFPDGRKLVTIHQPIA from the coding sequence GTGCACCTGACCCCCGCCGATACCGAGAAGCTGTTGCTGGCCGTCGCCGGCATGGTGGCCCGGGACCGGCTCGCTCGCGGCGTCAAGCTGAACTACCCCGAAACCGTTGCCCTGCTGACCACCTGGGTCATCGAGCGGGCCCGGGACGGTCGTTCGGTCGAGGAGCTCATGGTCGCCGGGCGCGAGGTGCTCGGCCGGGACCAGGTGATGGACGGGGTGGCCGAGATGCTGCCGGACGTCCAGGTCGAGGCCACCTTCCCGGACGGCCGCAAGCTCGTCACCATCCACCAACCGATCGCCTGA
- a CDS encoding aldolase/citrate lyase/malate synthase family protein, with the protein MRVVGPALEAAGDVLTPAALAFVADLHDRFALRREHLLAERQRRQDMVSVGEPMDFLPETAAVRTEDWQVAPIPGELAGTWSTVPVIDLSDSISPSWPHLIAAQRRAWTGPVRFRPRGLHLPEKHLTVDGDPAVAALVDVGLYLFHQRDPAGLLSLPLLESHLEARLWADLLEYAAAALERPADAVKVIVSVDTVWAAFEMDELLFELREHAIGLELGLCNYLFSMVKTFRGAGTEYVLPERSRLDASAPFLQACSDLLAATARRRGLAGPADRGPAVDTVISGKDLLDIRTVPLVVTAEGLRDTIATALEILINWLAGTGAMTIADQPVDLATAELCRSQLWQWQRNRVALEGGRRITGHLIVDELDAATERLADRWAERPGGRELLAGARNLLFDAISAVRFTGFISVPAYESMP; encoded by the coding sequence GTGAGGGTGGTCGGTCCGGCCCTGGAGGCGGCCGGTGACGTGCTCACTCCGGCCGCGCTGGCCTTCGTCGCCGACCTGCACGATCGGTTCGCGCTGCGCCGTGAGCACCTGCTGGCCGAGCGGCAGCGCCGGCAGGACATGGTCTCGGTCGGCGAGCCGATGGACTTCCTGCCGGAGACGGCCGCGGTCCGGACCGAGGACTGGCAGGTGGCTCCGATCCCCGGCGAGCTGGCCGGGACGTGGTCCACAGTTCCGGTGATCGACCTGTCCGATTCGATCTCGCCGTCCTGGCCGCACCTGATCGCGGCGCAGCGCCGCGCCTGGACCGGGCCGGTCCGGTTCCGCCCGCGCGGGCTGCACCTGCCGGAGAAGCACCTGACCGTCGACGGCGATCCCGCGGTGGCCGCGCTCGTCGATGTCGGGTTGTACCTGTTCCACCAGCGGGACCCGGCCGGCCTGCTCTCGCTGCCGCTGCTGGAATCGCACCTGGAGGCCCGGCTCTGGGCCGACCTGCTGGAGTACGCGGCCGCGGCGCTCGAGCGGCCGGCCGACGCGGTCAAGGTGATCGTGTCGGTCGACACCGTCTGGGCGGCCTTCGAGATGGACGAGCTGCTGTTCGAACTGCGCGAGCACGCGATCGGACTGGAGCTGGGGCTGTGCAACTACCTTTTCTCGATGGTCAAGACGTTCCGGGGGGCCGGAACGGAGTACGTGCTGCCCGAGCGATCCCGGCTGGACGCCTCGGCGCCGTTCCTGCAGGCCTGCTCGGACCTGCTGGCGGCGACGGCCCGACGACGCGGCCTGGCCGGTCCCGCCGACCGGGGCCCGGCCGTCGACACGGTGATCAGTGGCAAGGACCTGCTCGACATCCGGACCGTGCCGCTGGTGGTCACGGCGGAGGGCCTGCGGGACACGATCGCGACGGCGCTGGAGATCCTGATCAACTGGCTCGCCGGCACCGGCGCGATGACCATCGCCGATCAGCCGGTCGATCTGGCCACCGCCGAGCTGTGCCGTAGCCAGCTCTGGCAGTGGCAGCGCAACCGGGTCGCGCTGGAGGGTGGCCGGCGGATCACCGGCCACCTGATCGTCGACGAACTGGATGCCGCCACCGAGCGGCTCGCCGACCGGTGGGCCGAGCGGCCCGGCGGCCGCGAGCTCCTGGCCGGGGCCCGGAACCTGCTCTTCGACGCGATCAGTGCGGTGCGCTTCACCGGGTTCATCTCCGTCCCCGCCTACGAATCGATGCCGTGA
- a CDS encoding helix-turn-helix domain-containing protein gives MAHSADASAAEFLTAVRPLAERIGASLVEAVEVTDADVPLVWRGTVVAGVRLGDASAEPRTDEGGLTGILAEVQREFDGPLDQLPRPEKQRAVRLLEEAGAFSYRKAVETVASALGVSRFTVYNYLNRDRR, from the coding sequence ATGGCACACTCGGCCGACGCCTCCGCCGCCGAATTCCTGACCGCCGTGCGGCCGCTGGCGGAGCGTATCGGCGCGTCCCTGGTCGAGGCCGTCGAGGTCACCGACGCGGACGTTCCGCTGGTCTGGCGCGGGACGGTCGTCGCCGGGGTGCGATTGGGCGATGCCTCGGCCGAGCCGCGGACGGACGAGGGCGGGCTCACCGGGATCCTGGCCGAGGTCCAGCGCGAGTTCGACGGGCCGCTGGACCAGCTGCCCCGGCCGGAGAAGCAGCGGGCCGTCCGGCTGCTCGAGGAGGCCGGTGCGTTCTCCTACCGCAAGGCCGTCGAGACCGTCGCCTCGGCCCTGGGGGTCAGCCGGTTCACGGTCTACAACTACCTCAACCGCGACCGTCGATGA
- a CDS encoding NAD-dependent malic enzyme encodes MASTSPGYSITVRVQAPPTMGATADLAAAVLAAGGALTALDVVESKPDGIVVDVTCNASDADHADQISDAIAQLPGVTVRKVSDRTFLLHLGGKIEIQSKVPLKHRDDLSRAYTPGVARVCLAIAKNPADARRLTIKRNTVAVVTDGTAVLGLGDIGPAAAMPVMEGKAALFKHFGGVDAWPVVLDTKDVDQIVEIVRCIAPGYGGINLEDISAPRCFEIERRLKELLDIPVFHDDQHGTAIVVLAALTNALRVVGRKPADVKVVVSGVGAAGHAIIRLLAAQGYGDIIGCDRHGAVDPAKPGMDEFRRWIADNTNPRGVRGTLAQTLVGADVFIGVSAPNLLTGDDIARMNKGAIVFALANPDPEVDPFAAAQHAAIVATGRSDYPNQINNVLAFPGFFRGMLDAGTHEINEQTMIAAATAIADCVSADELNANYIVPSVFDADVAPAVADAVRKAALSS; translated from the coding sequence ATGGCCAGCACCAGTCCGGGCTATTCGATCACCGTGCGGGTGCAGGCACCGCCGACCATGGGGGCCACCGCCGATCTCGCCGCCGCCGTCCTGGCCGCCGGCGGGGCGCTGACTGCGTTGGACGTGGTCGAGTCCAAGCCCGACGGCATCGTCGTCGACGTCACCTGCAATGCCTCGGACGCCGACCATGCCGACCAGATCAGCGACGCCATCGCCCAGCTGCCCGGAGTCACCGTGCGCAAGGTCAGCGACCGCACCTTCCTGCTGCACCTGGGCGGCAAGATCGAGATCCAGTCCAAGGTGCCGCTCAAGCACCGCGACGACCTGTCCCGCGCCTACACCCCCGGCGTGGCCCGGGTCTGCCTGGCCATCGCCAAGAACCCGGCCGACGCCCGCCGGCTGACCATCAAGCGCAACACCGTCGCCGTCGTCACCGACGGCACCGCCGTGCTCGGCCTGGGCGACATCGGGCCGGCCGCGGCGATGCCGGTGATGGAGGGAAAGGCGGCGCTGTTCAAGCACTTCGGCGGGGTCGACGCGTGGCCGGTGGTACTGGACACCAAGGACGTCGACCAGATCGTGGAGATCGTGCGCTGCATCGCGCCGGGCTACGGCGGCATCAACCTGGAGGACATCTCCGCGCCGCGCTGCTTCGAGATCGAGCGCCGGCTCAAGGAACTGCTCGACATCCCGGTGTTCCACGACGACCAGCACGGCACCGCGATCGTGGTGCTGGCCGCGCTGACCAACGCGCTGCGGGTGGTCGGCCGCAAGCCCGCGGACGTCAAGGTGGTGGTCAGCGGCGTCGGCGCGGCCGGGCACGCGATCATCCGGCTGCTGGCCGCCCAGGGCTATGGCGACATCATCGGCTGCGACCGACACGGCGCGGTCGACCCGGCCAAGCCGGGCATGGACGAGTTCCGCCGGTGGATCGCCGACAACACCAACCCGCGCGGGGTCCGCGGCACGCTGGCGCAGACGCTGGTCGGGGCGGACGTGTTCATCGGGGTGTCGGCCCCGAACCTGCTCACCGGCGACGACATCGCCCGGATGAACAAGGGGGCCATCGTGTTCGCGCTGGCCAACCCGGATCCGGAGGTCGATCCCTTCGCCGCCGCCCAGCACGCCGCCATCGTGGCCACCGGGCGGTCGGACTACCCGAACCAGATCAACAACGTGCTCGCCTTCCCCGGCTTCTTCCGGGGCATGCTCGACGCCGGCACGCACGAGATCAACGAGCAGACCATGATCGCCGCGGCCACCGCGATCGCCGACTGCGTCTCCGCCGATGAACTCAACGCCAACTACATCGTCCCGTCGGTGTTCGACGCGGACGTCGCGCCGGCCGTCGCCGACGCGGTGCGCAAGGCGGCACTGAGCAGCTGA
- a CDS encoding thiamine-binding protein, which produces MRVVAEFTTEPFHGEGEPPEHAQRAWEVVQAAGLTGDFGPLGTEVQGERDTVLDALREVMAAALDAGATRITVQLHTER; this is translated from the coding sequence GTGCGGGTCGTCGCCGAGTTCACCACCGAGCCCTTCCATGGCGAGGGCGAGCCACCCGAGCACGCCCAACGCGCGTGGGAGGTCGTCCAGGCGGCCGGCCTGACCGGCGACTTCGGCCCGCTGGGCACCGAGGTGCAGGGCGAGCGGGACACCGTGCTGGACGCGTTGCGTGAGGTGATGGCCGCGGCGCTGGACGCCGGCGCCACCCGGATCACGGTGCAGTTGCACACGGAGCGGTGA
- a CDS encoding IclR family transcriptional regulator — protein sequence MTALAGADHPDGVDPGPKQRSGGVQSIERAFTILETLAGAGGVMGLSALATEADLPLPTIHRLVRTLVDLGYVRQEPSRQYALGPRILLLAESASSMLASVARPHLTRLVDDLGETANLASLDGDEIVYIAQVPSRHSMRMFTEVGRHVLPHCTAVGKAIMSTMPPADVRAMLARTGMPRHTEHTITDPGAFAEQLRWSAEHGYAMDDGEQELGVRCVAVAVPGVRSHLALSVSGPAGRMTPETVARAVPLLTAAGEALAAELR from the coding sequence ATGACAGCCCTGGCAGGCGCGGACCATCCGGACGGGGTGGACCCCGGGCCCAAGCAGCGTTCCGGGGGCGTCCAGTCGATCGAGCGGGCCTTCACCATCCTCGAGACGCTGGCCGGGGCCGGCGGGGTGATGGGCCTGTCCGCCCTGGCCACCGAGGCCGACCTGCCGCTGCCCACCATCCACCGTTTGGTCCGCACCCTGGTCGACCTGGGTTACGTGCGCCAGGAGCCGTCCCGGCAGTACGCGCTGGGCCCGCGGATCCTGCTGCTGGCCGAGAGCGCGTCGAGCATGCTGGCCAGCGTCGCCCGGCCGCACCTGACCCGGCTGGTCGACGACCTGGGGGAGACCGCCAACCTGGCCTCGCTGGACGGGGACGAGATCGTCTACATCGCCCAGGTGCCCAGTCGCCACAGCATGCGGATGTTCACCGAGGTCGGTCGGCACGTGCTGCCGCACTGCACCGCGGTCGGCAAGGCGATCATGTCCACCATGCCGCCGGCCGACGTCCGGGCCATGCTGGCGCGCACCGGCATGCCCCGACACACCGAGCACACGATCACCGATCCGGGCGCGTTCGCCGAGCAGCTGCGCTGGTCGGCCGAACACGGGTACGCGATGGACGACGGGGAGCAGGAACTGGGCGTGCGGTGTGTAGCCGTCGCGGTCCCCGGTGTTCGCTCCCACCTGGCCCTGTCGGTCTCCGGTCCGGCCGGCCGGATGACCCCGGAGACCGTCGCCCGCGCGGTGCCGTTGCTGACCGCCGCCGGCGAGGCCCTGGCCGCCGAACTGCGCTGA
- the ureB gene encoding urease subunit beta: MAAGSTSGPGAIRTAPGFIELNANRSAAERIELVIVNTGDRPVQIGSHVHLPDVNGALDFDRVAARGFRLDIPAGTSRRFEPGASRSVSAVALQGRRQVPGIAIKSTPGEL, encoded by the coding sequence ATGGCCGCAGGGTCGACGAGCGGTCCGGGGGCCATCCGGACCGCGCCGGGATTCATCGAACTGAACGCGAACCGGTCGGCCGCCGAACGGATCGAGCTGGTCATCGTCAACACCGGCGACCGGCCGGTCCAGATCGGCTCGCACGTGCACCTGCCGGACGTCAACGGCGCCTTGGACTTCGACCGGGTAGCCGCCCGGGGTTTCCGCCTGGACATCCCGGCGGGGACCTCCCGCCGGTTCGAACCCGGTGCGTCCCGGTCGGTCTCGGCGGTCGCGCTGCAGGGCCGGCGCCAGGTCCCGGGTATCGCGATCAAGTCCACCCCAGGGGAGCTCTAG
- a CDS encoding nucleobase:cation symporter-2 family protein, translated as MGFRPKLGADGKPIESVDELPPWKHLIPLGLQHVLAMYAGAVAVPLVVGGALISAGKLSPDDLGYLVTADLFVAGIATVIQSIGFKWFGVRLPLMQGCTFAAVSPMIVIGSQYGVGAIYGSVIASGIFMMLLAPIFAKLVRFFPPLVTGTVILIIGLSLMGVAANWIGGGIITDGGAPMQNVALAAGTLILIVLIERFAPPVLARISILLGILIGTLVALPMGLVHWGKVGSADWVGITTPFYFGFPIFEVAAIVSMCIVALVIMTETTGDILAIGEIVDVKIDSRRLADGLRADGLSTTLGGIFNTFPYTAFAQNVGLVSITGVRSRYVATFAGGVLILLGLTPKMGAIVEGIPQPVLGGAGIALFGMVAASGVRTLSTVKFNNKNILVVAIALGVAMIPVVRDSFYNDFPNWFKTIFHSGISAGAIVAILLNLLLNSDKVRAQADAQALDAHGGAGYDAVREVTAVDPAEAAAELAEADELSSRTKQ; from the coding sequence ATGGGATTTCGGCCGAAATTGGGCGCCGACGGCAAGCCGATCGAGTCGGTCGACGAACTGCCGCCCTGGAAGCACCTGATACCGCTGGGTCTGCAGCACGTGCTGGCCATGTACGCCGGCGCGGTGGCCGTTCCGCTGGTCGTGGGCGGCGCCCTGATCTCGGCCGGCAAGCTCAGTCCCGACGACCTGGGCTACCTGGTCACCGCCGACCTGTTCGTGGCCGGCATCGCGACCGTGATCCAGTCGATCGGCTTCAAATGGTTCGGGGTACGCCTGCCCCTGATGCAGGGCTGCACGTTTGCCGCGGTCTCGCCGATGATCGTGATCGGGTCCCAGTACGGCGTCGGGGCAATTTACGGTTCGGTGATCGCCTCGGGCATTTTCATGATGCTGCTGGCGCCGATCTTCGCCAAACTTGTCAGATTCTTCCCGCCGCTGGTGACCGGCACCGTCATCCTGATCATCGGTCTGTCGCTGATGGGGGTGGCGGCCAACTGGATCGGTGGCGGCATCATCACCGACGGCGGCGCGCCGATGCAGAACGTCGCGCTGGCCGCCGGCACCCTGATCCTGATCGTGCTGATCGAGCGGTTCGCTCCGCCGGTGCTGGCCCGTATCTCGATCCTGCTCGGCATCCTGATCGGCACCCTGGTGGCGCTGCCGATGGGCCTGGTGCACTGGGGCAAGGTGGGCAGCGCCGACTGGGTGGGCATCACCACGCCGTTCTACTTCGGCTTCCCGATCTTCGAGGTGGCCGCCATCGTCTCGATGTGCATCGTCGCGCTGGTGATCATGACCGAGACGACCGGTGACATCCTGGCCATCGGCGAGATCGTCGACGTCAAGATCGACAGCCGCCGGCTGGCCGACGGGCTGCGGGCCGACGGGCTGTCGACCACGCTGGGCGGCATCTTCAACACCTTCCCCTACACGGCGTTCGCGCAGAACGTGGGCCTGGTCTCGATCACCGGGGTGCGCAGCCGGTACGTGGCCACCTTCGCCGGTGGGGTGCTGATCCTGCTCGGCCTGACCCCGAAGATGGGCGCCATCGTCGAGGGCATCCCGCAGCCGGTGCTCGGCGGCGCGGGCATCGCGCTGTTCGGCATGGTCGCGGCCAGCGGCGTCCGGACCCTGTCCACGGTCAAGTTCAACAACAAGAACATCCTGGTCGTGGCGATCGCGCTGGGCGTCGCGATGATCCCGGTGGTGCGGGACTCGTTCTACAACGACTTCCCGAATTGGTTCAAGACCATCTTCCATTCCGGCATCTCGGCCGGCGCCATCGTCGCGATCCTGCTCAATCTGTTGTTGAATTCCGACAAGGTGCGGGCGCAGGCCGACGCGCAGGCGCTGGATGCGCACGGCGGGGCCGGCTACGACGCGGTGCGGGAAGTGACCGCGGTCGATCCCGCCGAGGCCGCGGCCGAACTGGCCGAGGCCGACGAACTGAGTTCGAGGACGAAGCAGTAG
- the uraD gene encoding 2-oxo-4-hydroxy-4-carboxy-5-ureidoimidazoline decarboxylase translates to MPRATFLEEVDNLSTPPSARQESVDEEFAAGTTRFNAMGQDEVRQVLASCLDVPRWIDAVAAGRPYPSAQHVLHTARVAASDFSDEELRAALAKHPRIGERAGAGHDVEFSQREQSAVGTADAAVQQAILAGNADYENKFDRVFLIRAAGRSAPEILAELQRRLGNSPEQERAEVVTQLREIALTRLETVLA, encoded by the coding sequence CTGCCCCGGGCCACCTTCCTGGAGGAGGTCGACAACCTGTCGACCCCGCCGTCCGCCCGCCAGGAGTCGGTCGACGAGGAGTTCGCCGCCGGCACCACCCGGTTCAACGCGATGGGACAGGACGAGGTGCGGCAGGTGCTGGCGAGCTGCCTGGACGTTCCCCGGTGGATCGACGCGGTGGCCGCCGGCCGGCCCTACCCGTCGGCCCAGCACGTGCTGCACACGGCCCGGGTCGCGGCGTCGGACTTCTCCGACGAGGAGCTGCGGGCGGCGTTGGCCAAGCATCCCCGGATCGGGGAGAGGGCCGGCGCCGGGCACGATGTCGAGTTCTCCCAGCGGGAGCAGTCGGCCGTCGGAACGGCCGATGCCGCGGTCCAGCAGGCGATCCTGGCCGGCAATGCGGACTACGAGAACAAGTTCGACCGGGTGTTCCTGATCCGGGCGGCCGGCCGGTCGGCCCCGGAGATCCTGGCCGAGCTGCAGCGCCGGCTGGGCAACTCGCCGGAGCAGGAACGGGCCGAGGTCGTCACCCAGCTCCGGGAGATCGCCCTGACCCGGCTGGAAACCGTCCTGGCCTGA
- a CDS encoding urease accessory protein UreF produces the protein MLLADARLPTGAHTQSAGLEPAMRQGLSLAQVPAYIRTRLRTVVAVEAGAAVVARHVAVAAPADLADGLRAVDDAWRARTISPALRENAEGLGRGYARLVTGLWPDAPASGALRAVRRPTRTVAIGVAGALAGLTGRQVARLIGYDDAQTVAAAALKLDPLDPLVATGWVVQAASDIDRMAAAVASLTAPGQIPAVAGPLIEQWAQVHAVTGQRLFRA, from the coding sequence ATGCTGCTGGCCGACGCCCGGCTGCCGACCGGCGCACACACCCAGTCGGCCGGCCTGGAACCGGCCATGCGGCAGGGCCTTTCGCTGGCCCAGGTGCCGGCCTACATCCGCACGCGGCTGCGCACGGTGGTGGCGGTGGAAGCCGGGGCGGCGGTGGTGGCCCGGCACGTGGCGGTCGCCGCTCCGGCGGACCTGGCCGACGGGCTGCGGGCGGTCGACGACGCGTGGCGGGCCCGCACGATCAGCCCGGCGCTGCGGGAGAACGCCGAGGGACTCGGGCGCGGGTATGCCCGGCTGGTCACCGGACTGTGGCCCGATGCGCCGGCGAGCGGGGCGCTGCGCGCGGTGCGCCGACCGACCCGGACGGTGGCGATCGGCGTCGCCGGGGCACTCGCCGGCCTGACCGGGCGGCAGGTGGCCCGGTTGATCGGCTACGACGACGCCCAGACCGTCGCCGCGGCCGCGCTCAAACTCGATCCGCTGGATCCGCTGGTGGCCACCGGCTGGGTGGTGCAGGCCGCCTCCGACATCGACCGGATGGCGGCCGCGGTCGCGTCGCTGACCGCGCCGGGCCAGATCCCGGCCGTCGCCGGCCCGCTGATCGAGCAGTGGGCGCAGGTGCACGCGGTCACCGGCCAACGCCTGTTCCGGGCCTGA
- the rraA gene encoding ribonuclease E activity regulator RraA, producing MSTADLYDEYGERLQSCDTQFRQFGGRRDFDGIVATVRCFQDNALLKSILGTPGQGRVLVIDGGGSVHTALTGDLIAQLAVDHGWAGLVINGAVRDSVALGALPLGIKALGTNPRKSSKTGAGEHEVDLEFGGAIFRPGDHVWCDDDGVVVLPAAAQ from the coding sequence ATGAGTACGGCAGATCTGTATGACGAGTACGGCGAGCGCCTGCAGTCCTGCGACACGCAGTTCCGGCAGTTCGGCGGACGCCGTGATTTCGACGGAATCGTGGCCACGGTGCGGTGTTTCCAGGACAACGCGCTGCTCAAATCGATCCTGGGCACCCCCGGCCAGGGTCGGGTGCTGGTGATCGACGGCGGGGGATCGGTGCACACCGCGTTGACCGGCGACCTGATCGCCCAGCTCGCCGTCGACCACGGTTGGGCCGGGCTGGTGATCAACGGTGCGGTGCGGGACAGCGTCGCGCTCGGCGCCCTGCCGCTGGGCATCAAGGCGTTGGGCACCAACCCGCGCAAGAGCAGCAAGACCGGAGCCGGCGAGCACGAGGTCGACCTCGAGTTCGGCGGCGCGATCTTCCGGCCCGGCGACCACGTCTGGTGCGACGACGACGGGGTGGTCGTCCTGCCCGCCGCGGCGCAATGA
- a CDS encoding urease subunit alpha: MVQISRADYAALYGPTVGDQVRLGDTDLWIEIEQDYTAGGEEAVFGGGKSIRESMAQGSTTRAQGAPDTVITNAIILDHWGIVRADVGIRDGRIVAIGRAGNPDIADGVHPDLQIGPSTDIISGEGKILTAGGIDTHVHLISPSQIVEALATGLTTLGGGGTGPSEGTKATTVTPGAWHLETIHRSIDPYPINLLLLGKGNTVSMAGLKEQALAGAGGYKVHEDWGSTPAAIDAALRAADEWGLQVALHSDSLNESGYVASTIAAIGGRSISAFHVEGAGGGHAPDILTLAGLPNVIPGSTNPTLPHTVNTVAEHLDMLMVCHHLNPAVPEDLAFAESRIRATTIAAEDILHDMGAVSLTSSDAQAMGRIGEVVCRTWQVAHVMKNRRGDIGGGLPADNFRARRYIAKYTINPAITHGIDHEVGSVEPGKLADLVLWEPKFFGIRPAVVLKGGGLVWGALGDPNASIPTPQPVLMRPALTDAIGAQLSLSFVSPFALEDGLADRLGLRRKLSAVKPTRDVGKAQMINNDALPDIVIKPDTFEISIDGEVVVPAPAQRLPLAQLYSLF, from the coding sequence ATGGTGCAGATCTCGCGCGCGGACTATGCCGCCCTCTACGGGCCGACGGTCGGCGACCAGGTCCGGCTGGGCGACACCGACCTGTGGATCGAAATCGAGCAGGACTACACCGCCGGTGGTGAGGAGGCGGTGTTCGGCGGCGGCAAGTCGATCCGGGAATCCATGGCCCAGGGCAGCACCACCCGGGCGCAGGGTGCCCCGGACACGGTCATCACCAACGCGATCATCCTGGACCACTGGGGCATCGTCCGGGCCGACGTCGGCATCCGGGACGGCCGGATCGTGGCCATCGGCCGGGCCGGCAACCCGGACATCGCCGACGGGGTGCACCCGGACCTGCAGATCGGGCCGTCCACCGACATCATCTCCGGCGAGGGCAAGATCCTCACCGCGGGCGGCATCGACACCCACGTGCACCTGATCTCGCCGTCGCAGATCGTCGAGGCCCTGGCGACCGGGCTGACCACCCTCGGTGGCGGCGGCACCGGGCCGTCCGAGGGCACCAAGGCGACGACGGTGACCCCGGGCGCGTGGCACCTTGAGACCATTCACCGGTCGATCGATCCGTACCCGATCAACCTGCTGCTGCTCGGCAAGGGCAACACGGTCTCGATGGCGGGCCTCAAGGAGCAGGCCCTGGCCGGGGCCGGCGGGTACAAGGTGCACGAGGACTGGGGTTCCACCCCGGCCGCGATCGATGCCGCCCTGCGCGCGGCCGACGAGTGGGGCCTGCAGGTCGCGCTGCACTCCGACTCGCTCAACGAATCCGGCTACGTGGCCTCCACGATCGCGGCCATCGGCGGCCGGTCGATCAGCGCGTTCCACGTGGAGGGCGCCGGCGGCGGGCACGCCCCGGACATCCTGACGCTGGCCGGGCTGCCCAACGTGATCCCCGGGTCCACCAACCCGACGCTGCCGCACACGGTCAACACGGTCGCCGAACACCTGGACATGTTGATGGTGTGCCATCACCTCAACCCGGCGGTGCCCGAGGACCTGGCCTTCGCCGAGTCCCGGATCCGGGCAACCACGATCGCCGCCGAGGACATCCTGCACGACATGGGCGCGGTGTCCCTGACCTCGTCGGATGCGCAGGCGATGGGCCGGATCGGCGAGGTGGTCTGCCGGACCTGGCAGGTCGCGCACGTGATGAAGAACCGGCGGGGCGATATCGGCGGCGGCCTGCCCGCGGACAACTTCCGGGCCCGCCGGTACATCGCCAAGTACACGATCAACCCGGCGATCACCCACGGCATCGACCACGAGGTCGGATCGGTCGAGCCGGGCAAGCTGGCCGACCTGGTGCTCTGGGAGCCCAAGTTCTTCGGCATCCGGCCGGCCGTGGTGCTCAAGGGCGGCGGCCTGGTCTGGGGCGCACTGGGCGATCCGAATGCGTCGATCCCGACGCCGCAGCCGGTGCTGATGCGGCCGGCGCTGACCGACGCGATCGGGGCCCAGCTCTCGCTCTCGTTCGTCTCGCCGTTCGCCCTCGAGGACGGGCTGGCCGATCGACTCGGCCTGCGCCGCAAGCTGTCCGCGGTCAAGCCGACCCGGGACGTGGGCAAGGCGCAGATGATCAACAACGACGCGCTGCCGGACATCGTGATCAAGCCGGATACCTTCGAGATCTCCATTGACGGCGAGGTCGTCGTGCCCGCCCCGGCGCAGCGGCTGCCCCTGGCCCAGCTGTACTCGCTGTTCTGA